From the genome of Leguminivora glycinivorella isolate SPB_JAAS2020 chromosome 26, LegGlyc_1.1, whole genome shotgun sequence, one region includes:
- the LOC125239732 gene encoding ferritin, lower subunit isoform X2, which produces MKFLALAVSCLLALSGALAADSCYQDVSIDCSQASNSMVLAKCNAIYGGYGHHGNLASEMQAYANLHLARSYEFLLSASYFDNYQTNRKGFSKLFRKLSDDAWEKTIDLIKHITTRGGVMDFARRSTLDSSSKNYTVELNELEALAKALDIEKEIAERAFHIHGEATRNSQHLHDPEIAQYMEEEFIEDHAKTIRNLAGHTSDLKKFIAQNDGQDLSISLYLYDEFLQKTV; this is translated from the exons ATGAAGTTCCTAGCTCTCGCGGTGTCTTGCCTGCTGGCGCTCTCCGGAGCCCTGGCCGCTGACTCCTGCTACCAGGATGTCTCTATAGACTGTTCGCAGGCATCTAACAGCATGG TGCTGGCGAAATGTAACGCCATCTACGGCGGCTACGGTCACCATGGCAACCTGGCCTCCGAGATGCAAGCGTACGCGAACCTCCATCTCGCTCGCTCGTACGAGTTCCTCCTATCTGCGTCCTACTTCGACAACTACCAGACCAACAGGAAGGGGTTTAGCAAGCTGTTTAGGAAGCTGTCTGATGACGCGTGGGAGAAGACTATTGATCTTATCAAGCATATTACTACTCGAG GTGGAGTAATGGACTTCGCCCGCCGCTCGACCCTGGACAGCAGCAGCAAGAACTACACAGTCGAGCTGAACGAGCTGGAAGCTCTCGCTAAAGCCCTGGACATTGAGAAGGAG ATCGCTGAACGCGCCTTCCACATCCACGGTGAAGCTACTAGGAACAGCCAGCATTTGCACGATCCTGAG ATCGCTCAATACATGGAAGAAGAGTTCATCGAGGACCACGCCAAGACCATCCGCAACCTGGCCGGTCACACCTCGGACCTCAAGAAGTTCATCGCCCAGAACGACGGCCAAGACCTGTCCATCTCGCTTTATCTGTACGACGAGTTCCTTCAGAAGACCGtctaa
- the LOC125239732 gene encoding ferritin, lower subunit isoform X1 has translation MKFLALAVSCLLALSGALAADSCYQDVSIDCSQASNSMVLAKCNAIYGGYGHHGNLASEMQAYANLHLARSYEFLLSASYFDNYQTNRKGFSKLFRKLSDDAWEKTIDLIKHITTRGGVMDFARRSTLDSSSKNYTVELNELEALAKALDIEKEIAERAFHIHGEATRNSQHLHDPEIAQYMEEEFIEDHAKTIRNLAGHTSDLKKFIAQNDGQDLSISLYLYDEFLQKTV, from the exons ATGAAGTTCCTAGCTCTCGCGGTGTCTTGCCTGCTGGCGCTCTCCGGAGCCCTGGCCGCTGACTCCTGCTACCAGGATGTCTCTATAGACTGTTCGCAGGCATCTAACAGCATGG TGCTGGCGAAATGTAACGCCATCTACGGCGGCTACGGTCACCATGGCAACCTGGCCTCCGAGATGCAAGCGTACGCGAACCTCCATCTCGCTCGCTCGTACGAGTTCCTCCTATCTGCGTCCTACTTCGACAACTACCAGACCAACAGGAAGGGGTTTAGCAAGCTGTTTAGGAAGCTGTCTGATGACGCGTGGGAGAAGACTATTGATCTTATCAAGCATATTACTACTCGAG GTGGAGTAATGGACTTCGCCCGCCGCTCGACCCTGGACAGCAGCAGCAAGAACTACACAGTCGAGCTGAACGAGCTGGAAGCTCTCGCTAAAGCCCTGGACATTGAGAAGGAGATCGCTGAACGCGCCTTCCACATCCACGGTGAAGCTACTAGGAACAGCCAGCATCTGCATGATCCTGAG ATCGCTCAATACATGGAAGAAGAGTTCATCGAGGACCACGCCAAGACCATCCGCAACCTGGCCGGTCACACCTCGGACCTCAAGAAGTTCATCGCCCAGAACGACGGCCAAGACCTGTCCATCTCGCTTTATCTGTACGACGAGTTCCTTCAGAAGACCGtctaa